From a single Nitrospira lenta genomic region:
- the groL gene encoding chaperonin GroEL (60 kDa chaperone family; promotes refolding of misfolded polypeptides especially under stressful conditions; forms two stacked rings of heptamers to form a barrel-shaped 14mer; ends can be capped by GroES; misfolded proteins enter the barrel where they are refolded when GroES binds), whose protein sequence is MAKQLLYSEQARACILRGVNQLADAVKATLGPKGRNAILDKKFGAPTITKDGVTVAKEIELKNPYENMGAQLVREVASKTSDTAGDGTTTATVLAQAIYREGVKNITAGANPMEIQRGINKAVEVVIGELKKLSKPCKDKTEISQVGTISANNDKTIGDLIAEAMEKVGKDGVITVEEAKSMTTSLDVVEGMQFDRGYISPYFVTNAERMECSVEEPLILINEKKVSSMKDLLPVLEQVAKMGKPLVIIAEEVEGEALATLVVNKLRGTLNVAAIKAPGFGDRRKAMLEDIAILTGGQVISEDIGLKLENVKLTDLGRAKRVTIDKDNTTIVEGYGDPKKIEGRVKQIKAQIEETTSDYDREKLQERLAKIVGGVAVINVGAATETEMKEKKARVEDALHATKAAVEEGIVPGGGTAYLRCIDALSSLKLAPEQQVGVNIIRRALEEPIRQIAANAGMEGSVIVEKVRNDKNLSSGYNAATEEYVDMIKAGIIDPTKVSRCALQNAASVAGLMLTTEVMITDIPEEKKEAAGGGHAGHNHGMEGMY, encoded by the coding sequence ATGGCTAAGCAACTGTTGTATAGCGAGCAAGCTCGCGCATGTATTCTGAGAGGCGTCAATCAGCTCGCGGACGCCGTCAAGGCGACCCTCGGCCCCAAGGGCCGGAACGCGATTCTCGACAAGAAGTTCGGCGCCCCGACGATCACCAAGGACGGCGTCACCGTCGCCAAGGAAATCGAACTCAAGAACCCCTACGAAAACATGGGCGCCCAGCTCGTGCGCGAAGTCGCCAGCAAGACCAGCGACACCGCCGGCGACGGCACCACCACGGCCACCGTGTTGGCCCAGGCCATCTATCGTGAAGGCGTGAAGAACATCACCGCCGGCGCGAACCCGATGGAAATTCAACGCGGCATCAACAAGGCCGTTGAAGTGGTGATCGGCGAGCTGAAGAAGCTCAGCAAGCCCTGCAAGGATAAGACGGAGATCTCCCAGGTCGGCACGATCTCAGCCAACAACGACAAGACCATCGGCGACCTCATCGCGGAAGCGATGGAGAAGGTCGGCAAGGATGGCGTGATCACGGTCGAAGAAGCCAAGTCGATGACCACCTCATTGGACGTCGTCGAGGGCATGCAGTTCGATCGCGGTTACATCTCCCCCTATTTCGTGACCAACGCCGAGCGGATGGAATGCTCCGTCGAAGAGCCCCTCATCCTCATCAATGAAAAGAAAGTCAGCAGCATGAAGGACCTCCTCCCGGTCCTCGAGCAGGTTGCCAAGATGGGCAAGCCGCTCGTGATCATCGCGGAAGAAGTCGAAGGCGAAGCGCTCGCGACCCTCGTGGTCAACAAGCTCCGCGGCACCCTCAACGTGGCGGCCATCAAGGCTCCGGGCTTCGGCGATCGCCGCAAGGCCATGTTGGAGGACATTGCGATTCTGACCGGCGGCCAGGTGATCTCCGAAGACATCGGCCTCAAGCTGGAAAACGTGAAGCTCACCGACCTCGGCCGCGCCAAGCGCGTCACGATCGACAAGGATAACACCACGATCGTGGAAGGCTACGGCGATCCGAAGAAGATCGAAGGCCGCGTGAAGCAGATCAAGGCTCAGATCGAAGAAACGACCTCGGACTACGATCGCGAGAAGCTCCAGGAGCGCCTTGCCAAGATCGTCGGCGGTGTGGCCGTCATCAACGTCGGCGCCGCGACCGAGACCGAGATGAAGGAAAAGAAAGCCCGCGTCGAGGACGCCCTCCACGCGACCAAGGCAGCCGTCGAAGAAGGCATCGTGCCCGGCGGTGGAACAGCCTATCTCCGTTGCATCGACGCGCTGAGCTCGCTCAAGTTGGCTCCCGAACAGCAGGTGGGTGTGAACATCATCCGCCGCGCCCTCGAAGAGCCGATCCGCCAGATCGCGGCCAACGCCGGAATGGAAGGATCCGTCATTGTCGAGAAAGTGCGCAATGACAAGAACCTCAGCTCAGGCTACAACGCAGCGACGGAAGAGTATGTGGACATGATCAAGGCCGGTATCATCGATCCGACCAAGGTGTCGCGCTGCGCATTGCAGAACGCGGCCTCCGTGGCGGGCTTGATGCTCACCACCGAAGTCATGATCACCGACATCCCCGAAGAGAAGAAGGAAGCCGCCGGCGGCGGCCATGCCGGACACAACCACGGCATGGAAGGGATGTACTAA